Below is a genomic region from Telmatobacter sp. DSM 110680.
CATTAATCGTGATGATTTCTGTAGATGGACCGCCTAGAATTCCGGCTTTTGTCGCGGAGTGTGAATCTCCGTGCAGGAGTAGAGGCGGCGGTGTTGCTGTAGGTGGAGTTGCCTATTCAGATGAGGCTCACGACTACATCACCGATAACCCAAACATTGCAATTGTGCTCTTCACGCCGCATCACGCAATTGGAGTTGGCACCCCGGTTCAGTGGTTTATTCACTCAACATCAAGCGACAAGCCACCAAAGATACTGAGTTTGAAGTTAATGCCAGAGGACAAGGCAAAACATATTCCTCCGTTTAAGTAAAGGTACTCAAGATGAAACACGAATACCATGAAGGCCCTAAGGCGGGCGAGAACTTTAAGAGACTAGCAACGCTGGTCCTTCAAAAGCCAAAGACAACTGCGGCTCCGAAGAAGGCCGCGAAGAAGAAACCTGCGGGCAAGCGACCGGGCTAGAAGGGTTGTTCCTCTTGCCCCGTCCCTGCCTCCGGGTGGTGTATTGAGTCTGTGCCTTTGCCTGTGAGTTGAGCATAGGTCAAACGCTTGCCAGCAACCTGCATCATCACGAGGGCGAAGCGGTCAGCGTCGGTTAGTTTGTTATCCTTCGTCGCCCGATTGTTGAAACGAAACACTTGCTCGTCAATGTAGTGATCGAGATGAAAAGGTTCCACCGCCACATACGTGCCGCGCAGAGTCCTCTTGAGAAGGCTCCAGAAGTTCTCTATGCCGTTCGTGTGAACTTTGCCGTTCACGTATTCGTGCGAGTGATTCACGACCTTGTGAATGAATTGCTTGCTCAGTCCGTCATACTGCATCGCCTCATCGGTGTAGACCTTGGCGAATGGCGTGACGTTGTTGAGAATCGCATTTTGCAAAGTCTCGCGCTTGATGTTCGGAAGTACCTTTGCGCGAACCTGCCGCAACTCGCGGTCCAGCATCCCATGAACGGCAGTCTTCCCGACGTATCCACCCTTGAGGCCATCACGCGCCTGCACCTTCGCCTTGCGGCTCTTGTGCATCTTGGCTGCGACAGGTCCGATGTAAACCTCGTCCGCTTCCACGGGACCGCCGAAACCAAACTTGCCCTTATGTTCCTGCTTCATCGCCTCACGAATCCGATGGAGCATGAACCATGCCGACTGCTGACGGATGCCGAGATTCTTGGCGAGTTCATAGCTGCTGATTCCGTTCTTGCAGTTAGCCAGCATCCAGATCGCGCACATCCATTTATCGAGTCCGAGAGGGCTATCCTCCATCACCGTCCCAACCTTCACCGTGAACTGCTTTTTGCAGACGTAGCAGAACCAAATGCGGCGGGTCTTGATGAAAGAGAACTTCGCCTGATCGCAGCGAGGGCAAGTGACATTGCCACCCGGCCAGCGAAACTCAACCGCTGCTTCAAAGGCACGTTGCGGGTCCGAAAAGTAGGCGATTGCAGCGGTAAGTGTCTCGGGAACGTCCATGTACAAAATAGTACGCTAAACGCACATGTGTGTCAAGAGTGTTATTGCCTCCGCAAGTCATTGAAAATAAGGGGCTTCTTTGCAGAGTATGGGGAGGGGTACCCCTATCGCAACCATTTGGCTGCATATCGTTCAATGTGTGCGCTCCCCATTCAGTGCGGCTCCGGATCCTGTAAATAAGAAACGCGGGCCCAGAGGCCCGCGTTCCAAGAAGACGGAGGCGCACTATCGTGCAAACTTCACAAACTTCCGCCCCGCATACAGCCTGAAACCACCGCCTGGATCGGCCATGATCTGGAGCGGCATTGGCCGCTTCAGAGCCTCGTCCGTGGAGGTTCCGACTGAGAAAACATCATGTGCGCCAACATCCGTGATCACGAACTTGTCGGAGACAAATCCGACCCCATAGACTCCGGCCGGCAGCCTCTGGCTCTCAAACTTGATGGGTACTTCGGTGATGAAGTACGCCTGATACTTCGCTGCCACATCGCTCGAGTAACCGCTGGTGTCGACCATGGTCGAAAGCAGGTAGTAGCCGTCAGAGAACTTGATCCCGGTTGAATTCCGGAGCTGCGTTGGAGCGGATTGGGCCTTGTAGTAAACGCTGGCCGGAAGCAGCTTCTGAGTATCGGCCGGCTTCAAAACCGTATCGCCGCCCTGGGCAATCGACTGCACCGGCACAGCCATCACGGCCAAAGTCAGCGCGAAAACTGGGGCGAACTTCATCATTGACTGGAAGCGCATGAGAGGAAACCTCTTTCGATTTGGAATCGAGCCGAGTATACAGCATCAATGTTTAGCCGCGTATCGATCGCATGATTGACCGCGCTAAAGCCTGTTGTCCGCTCAGCCGACCGATTGCCCTGGCGGCGCATCAGAGCACGCAGGTATATATAATCGCTCTGTGTCGATCTCAACTGACATCACGTCGGATGCCGCACCAGCAGTTGCAAAGCTGCACACGCTTGAAGATCGCCTGCGTGCGCTCGGCAGCCTCATGGTGGCCTACTCCGGCGGAGTAGATTCGGCCTTCCTGGCCGCAACTGCTCATCGAGTTCTGGGTGATCGGATGCTTGCGGTCCTGGCAGATTCGCCAAGTTTGGCCCGCCGCGATATGGAGCAGGCTGCGGCATTTGCCGCATCTCGGGGCATTCCACTGCGCGTAATTCAAACGGAAGAACTCGACAAGCCGGAATATCAACGTAACGACGCCAATCGCTGCTTCCACTGCAAAACAGAACTATTCGAAGGCATGAAGAAACTGGGCGCAGAGTTGGGATTTGCGCAAACCGCTTACGGTATGAACGCCGACGACCGCCGCGACTATCGACCCGGTCAGCGCGCCGCCGAAGAGCACGAGGTACTTGCGCCGCTCGCCGAAGTCGGCCTCACCAAACAGGAGATCAGAACGCTGGCAAAAGAAGCAGGCTATACGCTTTGGGACCGGCCTGCCGCGCCGTGCCTCTCCTCGCGTGTGGAATACGGCCGTGCGGTGACCCGCGAAGTACTGGAACAGGTGGAGCGCGGCGAAGAGAGCCTGCGCCAACTGGGCTTTCGTGAGTTTCGCGTCCGACATCACGGCGAAATGGCCCGCGTCGAGATTTCGCGAACAGAAATGCCGCGTGCTTTCTCGATGGAGATGATGGACCGAATTTCGGCCGAGCTTCGCAATGCCGGCTTTAAATATGTGACACTCGACACTACGGGTTTTCGTTCAGGGTCTTTGAACGCGGTGCTGCCGGCTGAAGTGCTGATGCGGCGCGGCGCATAGGTACAATTCCATTTCCATGCGAATCGGATATTTGGAGTGCTTTTCGGGCATTAGTGGCGACATGCTGCTCGGCGCGCTTGTCGATGCTGGCGTCCCGTTTGAGCTGTTGCAGGATACGACTGCGTCTTTGAACGTGGGCGCGCGCCTTGAAATGCAAAAGGTGAGCCGCGGCGGTCTCGCAGGGGCCAAGATCGATGTGATCGTCGAAAACGAGAATGCAGCAGCGCACGACCACGATCATCACGAGCATTCCCATTCACCTTCGCATGATCATGGCCCAGCGCAGGGCCACTCTCACGAACATATGCATGCCGATGGCACGGTCCACGCTCACGATCATGTTCACGAGCATGCGCATCAACCGCACCGTTCTCTTTCCGCGATTCTCGCGATCATTAATCACGCACCGATCTCGGATGCGGTCAAGACACGGGCAAGGCGTGCGTTTCAACTCTTAGGAGAGGCAGAAGCGAAGATTCACTCCATGCCAATCGAGAGCGTGCATTTTCACGAAGTCGGCGCAGTCGACACTATTATCGACATCGTCTGCTCCGCGGTTGGCTGCGCGCATCTCGGCGTCGATCGCTGGTTGGCTTCGCCCTTGAACGTCGGCAGCGGCACGGTCGAGTGCGCCCATGGAACACTGCCGGTTCCCGCACCGGCAACCCTCGCTCTTCTTGGCAATGCCCCGATCTATGCTTCCGGACTGCCGATGGAGCGCGTGACCCCGACGGGCGCCGCCATACTGCGCATGCTCGACGTCGAATATGCTCCGCTGCCCGCGATGCGCATAGCCGCTTCAGGATACGGCGCAGGTGGACGCGATACACCGGGTCAGGCCAATCTGCTGCGACTGCTGATCGGCGAAGAAGCTGATCAGCACACAGCAACCGAACCTATCGCCATCATGGAAACAGTGATCGACGATTCAAGCCCACAGTTGATCGCCTATGTGAGCGAGGTTCTGCTCGAAGCTGGCGCGTGGGACGTCTACCGAATCCCTGTGCAGATGAAAAAAGGCCGCACGGGCATGCAGATGACCGTCCTCTGTCACCCCGATAAAGTTTCGGCACTGCGCGATTTGTTGTTTCGAGAGACCACGACCATTGGGTTGCATTGGCGCATTGAGAACAAGATCTCCCTATCGCGTGAATTCAAAGTGGTACAGACCGAATGGGGACCGGTGCGCATGAAGATTGCGCGCTGGCCGTCCGGCGAGATTGCCAACGTCGCCCCGGAATATGAAGATTGCAAACGCATCGCAGCCGCTCATTCCGTTCCGTTGAAGCAAGTTACCGAGCAGGCAAAGCGGATGTTTGCCGCCGTACACGAGGAGGAGCGCTGATGGACCGCTCACAGATCGAAGCGCTGCTCAAAGACGTACAGGCAAACCAGACATCGGTACCCGATGCACTGGAGCGCCTCAAGGACTTGCCTTTTGAAGACCTCGGCTTCGCCAAGCTGGATCATCATCGAGCTCTCCGCACCGGCATGCCGGAGGTGATTTTTGCTGCTGGAAAGACCCCTGATCAGGTGGCACGTATCTTTTCTCATATGGCCAAGGCGGGTGGAAATGTGTTGGCCACGCGTGCTTCGCGCGAGTGCTTCGACGGCGTAAGTAAGGTAGAACCTCGGGCGACCTACCACGAAATGGCCCGCGCCATCACCCTCGAACAAAGCACGGCACCGAGAGGCAAGGGAAATATCTGCGTGGTGTGTGCTGGCACCAGCGACCTCCCAGTTGCAGAAGAAGCAGCGATCACCACCCGCCTCATGGGAAACCCCACGGAACTCGTCGCCGACGTAGGCGTGGCCGGCATTCACCGCCTGCTGGCACAGAAACAGGCCCTGCAATCCGCACGCGTGCTGATCGTTTGTGCCGGCATGGAAGGCGCTTTGCCGACCGTGGTAGCGGGTCTCGTGAATGCACCGGTGTTGGCAGTTCCAACCAGTATTGGCTATGGTGCGTCGTTCGGCGGCGTCGCAGCGCTGCTGGGCATGCTGAATACGTGCTCGCCCAATGTGTCCGTCGTGAACATCGACAACGGATTCGGCGCGGCCTGCATCGCCTCACTCATCAATCATATGGAGTAAGTCCCGCCCAATGCGCTTTCGACCCTTACTTCGATCCTCGCCTTTCCGTACAACCTCATCAAACGCGCGGTCCTCGAATCTCCTCGAAGTGATGACTGTCACTGTCCAACAAAACCTCACTCACGAATGATCCTTGTGTAGTCTCTCGGCCATCCGGCGCGATCGCCAGACCAGCGCGGACGCCCGTCGGCGCACAGGACAAACCTCGTGGCTCATTCCAGATTGCCGCACTTGCGCAGGATCTCGCAGATATTCTTTCTGCTCCTGTTTATTGCGCTTCTGATTTTCACATCGATGCGGCCTGCATCCGCGACTACGGGCGATATCCATATGCGCGCGCCGGTGCGCATGTTCTTCGTACTCGATCCGCTCGTCGCCATTGCCAATGCTCTGGCGACACGCGCGTTGTATCGTGGTCTGCTCTGGAGCCTGGCGATTTTGCTGCCAACGCTTTTTCTCGGCCGATTCTTCTGCGGCTGGATCTGCCCCATGGGAACGCTGCAGCATTTCGTCGGCAACATGCGCTCCGAGGCAAAGCGCGGAAAGCAACGTATTGAATCCAATCGCTACAAGCGTTGGCAGACGATTAAATATGTAGTACTCATCGGTGGCCTTGTAGCGGCGTCGTTTGGTTCTATGATCATCGGAACCCTCGACCCGTTCAGCCTGCTGGTTCGCTCCATAGGTCTCGCCGTCCTCCCCGCTTTCAACTTCGCAACCCGAGCCGTGCTGGTGCCGATGGAGCACAGTCATGTTCTGGCGGTTAGAACAATCGGCGAATCGCTGCACACGATTTTGCAGGCAACAGTGCTCGATTTTCGCCAGGCACATTTCGCGCAGAGTCTAGTGTTGGGCATCCTCTTCCTTATTATTCTGTGGGCCAGCATGCGGATTACGCGATTCTGGTGTCGTGCGATCTGTCCTTTGGGCGCGCTACTCGGTTTGGTTTCCCGGTGGTCGATACTTGGCCTGCACAAAGATGCCTCGAGTTGCGACAAGTGCAGCCGTTGCCTCCTGAACTGCCAGGGCGGCGATGATCCTATCGGCGGATCTCCGTGGCGCAAGTCAGAATGCCTGATGTGCATGAACTGTGTTGGCAGTTGCCCGCACGATTCCTTGCAGTTCCACTTCTTCCGCAAAGAACCCGAAGTTGCATCGCCGGATCTCGGCCGACGCCGAACGCTGACTGGACTTGCGATTGGAGCTGCGGCCGTACCTCTGATGCGCGCGAATACTGGACTTGGCAAAAGCCGGGAAGATCGGTTGCTTCGTCCGCCAGGCTCGGTCGACGAACCCGACTTTCTCTCCCGTTGCATCCGCTGCGGCGAATGCATGAAGGTCTGCCCCAACAACTCGCTCCATCCGACTTTGACGCAAGCCGGACTCGAAGGCCTGTGGACACCCACGCTGGTTCCACGGATCGGCTACTGCGAACCAAGTTGCGTGCTGTGCTCCGAGGTATGCCCCACCGGCGCCATCTGGCAGATCACGCCAAAGGACAAGGGGTGGGTTGTTGGCGTGAGCGGCACGCAGCACCAGCCCGTCCGCCTGGGCACCGCATTCTATGATCGCGGCCGCTGTCTGCCATGGGCCCTCGCCACAGATTGCATCGTCTGCGAGGAGTGGTGTCCAGTTTCGCCCAAAGCTATTTACGTCGAAGAAGCACAGGTGGTCGACGCTGCTGGGAATACAAAAACGGTAAAGCAGCCACGAGTCGACCCAAGCCGCTGCGTAGGTTGCGGTGCGTGTGAATACGCCTGCCCGCTGCAGGAACGGCCTGCCGTCTACGTCACGAGTATTGGTGAAAGCCGTTCGCCCAGCAGCCAGATTCTTTTGAACAGAACTTAAAGAGGGATTGAATGAATATGAAGCGATCGACTTTGTACCTTATTGGAACCTTGGTTATATCCTTGCTCGCCTGCGGAGCTCTCTCGGGATGCAAGAAGAAAAGTGCAAATCCATTCCCGGCGTCGGGCACAGTTGCAGGTTGGGAAAAGTCGAGTGAAACGCGCACCTTCGCACCCAAAGACTTGTGGCAGTACATCGACGGCGACTCGGAGCAATTCATACAGGCCGGCGTAGTTTCCACAGCCACCTCCGATTACAAATATCAGGGACAACTCGAGGCCGTTGTCGATGTCTACACCATGGGTGGACCCGATGGTGCACAGACCATCCTCGAACGCGGGCAAACCAAAGAGGCGCAGAGCGCTCAGGTGGGCGATGAAGGCCTGCAGTACGCGCAAAGTGTGAGCTTTCGCAAGGGCCCCTATCTTGTGCGCATCGTTGCTTACCAGTCTTCCGCATCCGCTCCGCAAGCGTTGATGGCGCTGGCGCATGGTGTCGAAGCAAACCTGTAATGAACCCCGGCACGGCCGATTTTCAGGAACGGGAGTACCAAAATGACAAGCCGTAGAGATTTTTTGAAGGAAGCTGCAACCGGAGCTGTAATCCTCGGCACACATAGCAGCCTGGGATTGACGCACGCGCTCGATCCGCACACTGAGCAGGAAAAGTCCAGAGTCATCATCGCTCGCGATGCGGCGTTGCACAGTTCCGATGGAAAGCTCGACGAAAAGCGCGTTGGCGACCTGCTCGACCGCGCTATCGCTACATATACGGGACGCAAGCGCCCCGTAGATGCATGGAAGCATATTGTTCTCGAAGGCGGCGCCAAAGAGAAGGTGATCGGGCTCAAGACCAACGGGCTTGGCGGCAAAGGGATTTCCACTCATGCCGTCCTCGCATACGCAATCGCGGAACGCTTGCAGCAGGCCGGCGTAAAGCCCGGCAACATCCTCATCTGGGACAGGAACGCGCGCGACCTCGAGGCATGCGGATTGACGATCAATACTGATCCGAGCCGCGTTCGCTGCTTCGGTTCCGATTCTGTGGGCTTCGAAGATGCCGTAGAGAAGTGGGGATCGTCGCACGCTCGCTTCTCGCGGATTTTGACGCGCGAATGTGCGATGGTGATCAACCTGCCGATTCTAAAAGATCACAGCATGTCTGGCGTTACCTTCGCCATGAAGAATATGTACGGCGTGGTCGAGCGTCCGCAGGAACTGCACGCAGGCGGCTGTAATCCAGGTGTGGCCGATCTGAACGCGTTTCCAGTGATCCAACAAAAGATCAAGCTCACCATCGGCGATGCCATGACCTCTGTATACGAAGGTGGTCCGGGGTTCAGACCGGAGCATCTGTGGCAACCCAACGCGCTCATCGTGGGCGAAGACCGCGTAGCCATTGATCAGATCGCTTGGGGAATCCTGGAAAAGAAGCGCGCCGAAGTCGGGCTGAAGACGCTGGAAGCGGTTGGCCGCCCGCCTCGCTACATTGCCACCGCCGCTGACTCGACGCATGCACTCGGCGTGAATGATCCGCGGCACATCAAGGTGATCGAAGTTTGACCGCAGGAACGGTATGAGCAACGAGAGCGAAGGCAAGCTAAACGAGACCGAAGGCACTAGTGACGCGACTCCGCATGGGATGACGCGCCGCGAAGCGCTGTTGCAATTGCTGCGCGTGGGCGGCATCGCGGCTGGTGCGGCAGGCGGCGGCGTCTGGCTCAGCGAGCGCAGCCGCCGTCCCGTGCCTGTCCTTGCACAACAAGCGCGGAAAGATCATCGCATCACCTCGAACAAGCAGTGGCCAAATCTCACGGTGGCACAGTACGCGATGGATGGAAGCGGTCCGCAATCTGGCGAACCGCGTGCTCTCGTGCAGAGAGCTCTCGAGAATCTCGGCGGCATGAGCCGATTCATCGCCCACCAGGATGTCGTGGTCATCAAACCCAACATCGCTTGGGACCGCACACCCGAACAGGCCGCTAACACCAATCCTGAGCTGGTAGCGGAAGTTGTGCGTCAATGTTGGCAAGCTGGCGCGAAACGCGTCATCGTTACCGACGTGAGTTGCAACGAAGCCCAGCGTTGTTCCCATCGCTCGGGAATTGAAGCAGCCGCACGATCCGCTGACGCCGAAGTCATTCTGCCTGATCCCGAAAAGTTCCGCGAGGTAGATATGGGCGGCGTGGTGCTCAAAAGCTGGCCCGTGTTCACGCCATTTCTCGAAGCCGATAAAATTCTCAATCTTCCCATCGCCAAACATCACGAACTTACCGGCGCCACACTCGGGATGAAGAATTGGTACGGCATTCTTGGCGGCCAGCGTAACCGTCTCCATCAGCAGATTCACCAAAGCCTCGCCGATCTCGCTGCCTTCATGTTGCCTACTCTGACCATCATGGATTGCTACCGCATCTTGGTGCGTAACGGCCCGACCGGCGGCAACCTCGAAGACGTCGTGCTTAAAAAGACCGTCGTCGCCGGGACCGATCCTGTGGCTCTCGATGCATATGTAGCCAAAGCTTATTGGAATCTCGACGCCGAGCACTTGCCGTATTTGCAGTTGGCTGCAAATCGCGGTCTTGGGGTTGTGGAGTTCGAAAAGCTTGACGTTCAGGTAAGCCAGTTGGCTTAACCGCACACAACATCATCTTTCGAGATTTCACTGTAGAATCCCATTGGGGCTGCGATGATGCCGTGCTCCTCAGAACACTTCCTCAGTCACACAGAAGGGTGCTAATCCGCCAAACACAACAACCCTGCATCGAACTAGTCTTGCACTATAAAAGCGTTTCGTTTCCAAGTCCCGTCAAGTCGAAAGGGTGCCGCAGTGACGTTGAGCGTGCAAGAGCAGTTCGGACAGATTGATATTTATGTCTTCGATCAAATTCTGCGCGGAAACATCGCACGCGGGATGCGCGTGCTCGATGCCGGTTGCGGATACGGGCGCAATCTCGTTTACCTGATGCGCGAAGGATGCGAGATCTTTGCGCTGGATCAGGATCCTGCGGGCGTTGACCATGTTCGCGCGCTGTCTGAGTCATTGGGAACGAACCTGCTCGCGGAGAATTTTCAAGTTGGTGCAATCGAGCACATGCCGTTCGCCGACGCTCTTGCAGACGTAGTGATCTGTTCGTCGGTTCTCCACTTCGCCCGCGATGACGAGCATTTTCGAGCGATGCTTGCCGAACTCTGGCGAGTGTTAAAGCCCGGCGGCATGTTGTTCTGCCGACTGGGATCGCGCATCGGAATGGATTTCGAGAGAGTTGGCGGCAATCGCTTCATCGTCGGAGATGGCTCCAAGTGGTACCTCGTCGACGAAGAAATGCTCTTGGATCTAACTGAAGAGATGAACGCGGTGCTGGTAGATCCCTTGAAGACAACCATCGTGCAGGACTATCGCTGTATGACAACATGGGTGCTGAGAAAAAGAGGATGAATCGACGCGCACCCGTTTGGACATAGGACTAGCGGGATTTCTAACGGCAGATGGGGAATGCGCGGTTGGGCGCAGATTCCTCAGCCGCCGTATGGCATTGGCGGAACTTTGCCCAAAAGCCGCGCATAAACGCATAAAGCACCGCGATGATGCGCCGTGTGCTCTACCATAGCCCAGACGATTTCGCTCATCGGCTGCCCACCCATGATCGGACCTGGCGGAAGGGGATGCGCAAGTTCCTCCGGCGTCCTGGACCGAAGGAACTGAACAGCCCGCTCGCACGCAGCGACGAAATTTACGCGTGCCGCCGTAAGCGATTTCATCTCCCTCCAGATCCTGCTCTCCTCTTCAAAGTTGAGATCGAATCCTTCTGGCCGCGATGCGCCATCGATGAACCAGTTGAGAGTTTGTGCGGCATGCGCCACCTGCTGCGCTACCGTCATCATCTCTTCACGCGGGCGGAACTCCGAGTCAGCCTCTGCCAGAACGCTGGTGGAGCGCTCAAAGAAAACCTTGCTCGCAAGGATCTGAGTGGCAAAATCATAAAGCGTTGCTGTGTGATTCATGCGCGGCATAGTAGCAGAGTCGGCAAGATTGCACAGTGAGGAACTCAAAAAAGACGAAAGCCCCACCGGGTCCGGTGAGGCTCTCGCTGCAAAAATTGTTTTCCGTCAGGGTCTGTCGTAGAAGCGGAAGAACAGGGATGGCTTCGCGCAGGGTTCGGCACGCGCCACCAGTTCCGTCTGCTGCTTGTCGTTGATCGGCGTGAAGTCCCGTGCCAACTGCACGTTCTCTTCAAGCTGCGCAATCGTATCGCAACCGATAATCACCGTGCTCACCGGTCGCGACAGGGTGTAGTTCATCGCTTCGCGCATGGTCAGCGTGCCGGGCTTGTCGGTCTGGATCGTCATGCCTTCCCACGAATGTTTCTGCTGCTCGATCGGCGGCGGCGTCCACGTGGAAAGAATGCGTCCACGCCCGGGAATCTTCATTCCGATAATGCCCATCTGCTTTTCGACTGCCAGCGGCAGCAGTGCTTCGTTGAAGCTGTAGTGATGTGGATCGGCGGCGTTCATCGCCATCAAAATACAGTCGAAATCATGGCGGTGAATGCACTCGATCAGCGCTTCGGGCCGGTAATGCCCAGTGATGCCGAGATAGCGCACCACCTTCTGTTGCTGCATGTCGAGCAGAGCCTCCATCGCGCCGCCCTTGGCAAATATCTGGTCGACGTCAAACATGGTGCCGACGTCGTGCAACTGCCACAGATCCACATGATCGGTTTGCAGCAACTGCAGCGACTTCTCGATCATGCGCATCGACGCTTCGCGTGTCCGCTCCTTGGTCTTCGTCGCCAGAAACGCTTCGTTGCGGCGCTTCGCCATGACCTTGCCGACATACTGCTCGCTCCAGCGTTCCGGGCCGCCATAAATCGATGACGTGTCGATGTAGTTCACTCCAAGATCGAGCGCGCGCTCCACAATCGGCACCGCAACGTCAAAGTTGTTTGCCTTCTCCAGGGACGCCTGTCCACCCAACGAGAAGATGCCCACTTTATAACCCGTTTTGCCCAGATTGCGTGTGGGCATGGCCGCAGGGGTACGAGGGTTCGAAGGCAAGCCTGGCAGCGATTTGTTCGGCGTCACAGCAAATGCGGACGGCGTAAGAAGCGCTGCGGTCGCCGCACCGCCAATCTTCAAAAAGTCGCGACGGCCCTTATTGCGGGGCGATGCAGAGGTCTCTTTGCTCATGAAGTTGCTCCTCGATCGATCAAAATGCGGGCGACTCCATCATAAACCCGCTTGCTCTGACCATGGTTTCCAACACGGGAATCAGAAAACCATGCCGATATTTGCTAATCTAACAATCAGGGAGCCCAATCATGAACATTACTTCCCCGTTCCTGGTCGTACCGGTAATCGTGGCGGTCTTCTTCGCGTGCATTCTGTGGTCAACCGGCGGCACCGCGGATGGAAGAACGGAAGGCAGTCATCCGGAGCACGGCGCACATTGATTCCTTTCTGCTCACCTTCCGGGCACAACTGAACGCAACTCTATTCCGACTGGAATTAAATTACATTCCCTGGCGGACCGAGAAACTTCGTAAATAAGAAAAGGCCGCTGCGTAGTGACGCAGCGGCCTTCGATTTGCAACCCATTTATTGCGGTTTCTTTTCGTCTTTCTTCTCATCCTTCTTCGAGTCTTTATTGTTGTTCTGTTTCTGATTGTTCGGTGGTGGATTCGGCTGCCGTGGAGCAGCGTCCTGTCTTGGCCTTGGCTGATCGGCCTGACGGTTCGGTGGTGGAGGAGCTTGCCTTTCCTGCGGCTGATACGTCGGCCGTTGCGGCGGAGGCGCAACGTCCCGCTGTTGTGGCGGAGGCTGAACTGGCCGACTCTGAGGCGGTGGCTCAACTTCGCGCTGCTGCGGTGGAGGCTGCACCGGGCGACTTTGCGGCGGACTGTTCGCAGGCGGCAGAGGCGTTACATCTTGATGCCGGTTAGGCTGCGTCGGTCCAAACTCCTGCCGGTTTTGCGGCGGAGCCGGATTCGGTGGCTGCTGCTGATTAGGCCGTGGCTGCTGCTGATAGTTGGGTGGCTGGTTGTTGGGCTGCTGATAACTCGGCCGCGCAGGCTGCTGCGTGTTTGGAGGCGGCGGAACCGGTCTTCCATTCGGCTGCACACCAGGAGCCACGGGTTGACGATCCTGCGGCTGTCGTTCGTTATTGTCCGGCATCGGATTTTGGCGGTCCTGTTGTTGGTAATTTGGTGGCTGAACCGGCCTGCCCGTCGGTTGCACACCGGGGGCTACAGGCTGCGGACGCTGCTGCTGATTATTGTTTGCCGGTGGATTTTGATTCACCTGTGGATTACCCAACTGGGGATTGATTGGCCGCTGAGTTCCCTGCACGGGAGCAACCGGGTTCGCTCGAGGCGCTCCTCCTGGATAAGGACTATTGGGCGCGTTGGGGCGCTGGTCCTGACTGCCCTGTGTTACTGGCATCTGGTTCCCTCGCCCACGGTTTGGAGCCGGAGCCGCAACAATCGTACGACCGGGTAAAGGCCTGATCTGCGGTTGTTGCCTCACTGGGGGAGCAACCGGAGTGGCACCCGGCCGGGCAACAATCTGCCTGCCCTG
It encodes:
- a CDS encoding class I SAM-dependent methyltransferase, producing the protein MTLSVQEQFGQIDIYVFDQILRGNIARGMRVLDAGCGYGRNLVYLMREGCEIFALDQDPAGVDHVRALSESLGTNLLAENFQVGAIEHMPFADALADVVICSSVLHFARDDEHFRAMLAELWRVLKPGGMLFCRLGSRIGMDFERVGGNRFIVGDGSKWYLVDEEMLLDLTEEMNAVLVDPLKTTIVQDYRCMTTWVLRKRG
- a CDS encoding DUF362 domain-containing protein, whose protein sequence is MSNESEGKLNETEGTSDATPHGMTRREALLQLLRVGGIAAGAAGGGVWLSERSRRPVPVLAQQARKDHRITSNKQWPNLTVAQYAMDGSGPQSGEPRALVQRALENLGGMSRFIAHQDVVVIKPNIAWDRTPEQAANTNPELVAEVVRQCWQAGAKRVIVTDVSCNEAQRCSHRSGIEAAARSADAEVILPDPEKFREVDMGGVVLKSWPVFTPFLEADKILNLPIAKHHELTGATLGMKNWYGILGGQRNRLHQQIHQSLADLAAFMLPTLTIMDCYRILVRNGPTGGNLEDVVLKKTVVAGTDPVALDAYVAKAYWNLDAEHLPYLQLAANRGLGVVEFEKLDVQVSQLA
- a CDS encoding DUF362 domain-containing protein, translated to MTSRRDFLKEAATGAVILGTHSSLGLTHALDPHTEQEKSRVIIARDAALHSSDGKLDEKRVGDLLDRAIATYTGRKRPVDAWKHIVLEGGAKEKVIGLKTNGLGGKGISTHAVLAYAIAERLQQAGVKPGNILIWDRNARDLEACGLTINTDPSRVRCFGSDSVGFEDAVEKWGSSHARFSRILTRECAMVINLPILKDHSMSGVTFAMKNMYGVVERPQELHAGGCNPGVADLNAFPVIQQKIKLTIGDAMTSVYEGGPGFRPEHLWQPNALIVGEDRVAIDQIAWGILEKKRAEVGLKTLEAVGRPPRYIATAADSTHALGVNDPRHIKVIEV
- a CDS encoding aldo/keto reductase, yielding MSKETSASPRNKGRRDFLKIGGAATAALLTPSAFAVTPNKSLPGLPSNPRTPAAMPTRNLGKTGYKVGIFSLGGQASLEKANNFDVAVPIVERALDLGVNYIDTSSIYGGPERWSEQYVGKVMAKRRNEAFLATKTKERTREASMRMIEKSLQLLQTDHVDLWQLHDVGTMFDVDQIFAKGGAMEALLDMQQQKVVRYLGITGHYRPEALIECIHRHDFDCILMAMNAADPHHYSFNEALLPLAVEKQMGIIGMKIPGRGRILSTWTPPPIEQQKHSWEGMTIQTDKPGTLTMREAMNYTLSRPVSTVIIGCDTIAQLEENVQLARDFTPINDKQQTELVARAEPCAKPSLFFRFYDRP
- a CDS encoding DinB family protein, which gives rise to MNHTATLYDFATQILASKVFFERSTSVLAEADSEFRPREEMMTVAQQVAHAAQTLNWFIDGASRPEGFDLNFEEESRIWREMKSLTAARVNFVAACERAVQFLRSRTPEELAHPLPPGPIMGGQPMSEIVWAMVEHTAHHRGALCVYARLLGKVPPMPYGG